Proteins from one Fervidicoccaceae archaeon genomic window:
- a CDS encoding zinc ribbon domain-containing protein: MREGELIETLMIRALPEGSNGYEALVEFLRLYHDVVQLVVNKLWNLRAIPSIAKLHRMFYGELRRCGFRAHHVKQIYVYAKAIAKASKKNGGKKPVLRRLTARVDKYDYRLDLENRILILKIHENREVKLKLLTSSERVEKFREWSNYEIAVKVNEDEVYVAVYFKKTVKPRKPRTIMTVDLNFDNITLAIFTSNGRIIKLKRFRTPLRRILTHKIWIEKIQKKYLRSWRFIRGVRRAIERHGEMIRNIEWDFTHKIGDRIAELADEHNSTIVLENLNKLKDNEKKNKTFNKKLSLWFYRKIQFTIGYEALERSLEVGCVNPKKTSSTCPRCRCKLEDNGNRVLKCSKCGFTGDRDVVACINLFHRYSRCGGLRVPLNAPKPDENPSGMQGNKDEAMKPTNINLYKS, from the coding sequence ATGAGGGAAGGAGAACTTATTGAAACACTTATGATAAGGGCTCTCCCCGAGGGTAGTAATGGCTATGAAGCTCTGGTCGAGTTCCTGAGGCTCTACCACGATGTTGTTCAGCTAGTAGTGAACAAACTCTGGAACCTGAGAGCAATACCTTCAATAGCAAAACTGCATAGAATGTTCTACGGCGAGCTTAGAAGATGCGGTTTCAGAGCACACCACGTAAAGCAGATCTACGTCTATGCAAAAGCCATTGCTAAAGCTAGTAAAAAGAATGGTGGAAAGAAGCCGGTTCTAAGGAGGTTAACGGCTAGAGTAGACAAATACGACTACAGACTTGATCTCGAAAACAGAATACTGATTCTAAAGATTCATGAAAACAGGGAAGTTAAGCTAAAACTGCTAACATCTAGCGAGAGAGTGGAAAAGTTTAGAGAATGGAGCAACTATGAGATTGCTGTAAAGGTGAATGAAGACGAGGTCTACGTAGCGGTTTACTTCAAGAAAACCGTTAAGCCAAGAAAACCCAGAACCATTATGACTGTTGACTTGAATTTCGACAACATTACGCTAGCTATTTTCACATCCAACGGAAGAATAATCAAGCTCAAGCGATTCAGAACACCACTCAGAAGAATACTGACACATAAGATATGGATCGAGAAGATTCAAAAGAAATATCTAAGGTCGTGGAGATTCATTAGAGGTGTTAGAAGAGCTATCGAGAGACATGGTGAAATGATTAGGAATATAGAATGGGATTTCACACATAAGATAGGCGATAGAATTGCTGAGCTAGCTGATGAGCATAACTCAACCATAGTTCTCGAAAACCTAAACAAACTTAAGGATAACGAAAAGAAGAACAAAACATTCAACAAGAAACTATCGCTGTGGTTCTACAGGAAAATACAGTTTACCATAGGATATGAAGCACTTGAGAGAAGTTTAGAGGTTGGATGTGTTAATCCAAAGAAAACATCATCCACATGTCCCAGGTGTAGATGCAAGCTAGAAGATAATGGTAATAGAGTATTGAAGTGCTCTAAATGCGGTTTCACAGGCGACAGAGACGTCGTAGCGTGCATCAACTTGTTCCACAGGTACTCAAGATGTGGGGGTTTAAGGGTACCCCTGAACGCTCCTAAGCCCGATGAAAACCCGAGTGGGATGCAGGGGAACAAAGATGAGGCGATGAAACCGACCAATATAAACTTATATAAGAGCTGA
- the nrfD gene encoding NrfD/PsrC family molybdoenzyme membrane anchor subunit, with protein sequence MHEAIFIAASLLLGSAGMSLFGAMAMRGREKERSFLASYYGKMLIASSMALVLLLFWDFLSAYYTPEAWASLSRMVNGSYALSFWFAVVLGLVAAPLLAGIASKRRSISALAFSSALSLIFGIMLLYLIIVVPQTVYFDVIPEVTIINSYSVGTGEALIGLGGALIWAALIALGYYLLPLMPEERARKLFIFK encoded by the coding sequence TTGCACGAGGCAATATTCATCGCAGCATCACTTCTTCTTGGCTCAGCAGGAATGAGCCTATTCGGTGCGATGGCTATGAGAGGAAGGGAGAAGGAAAGGAGCTTCTTAGCATCCTACTATGGAAAGATGCTGATAGCATCGTCGATGGCCCTCGTTCTTCTCCTATTCTGGGATTTCCTTTCAGCGTACTATACACCAGAAGCATGGGCATCGCTCAGTAGAATGGTAAACGGCTCGTATGCATTATCTTTCTGGTTTGCAGTAGTGCTGGGCTTAGTTGCTGCCCCTCTGCTGGCAGGAATCGCTTCGAAAAGGAGATCAATTTCTGCTCTAGCCTTTTCCTCCGCTCTTTCGCTCATATTCGGCATCATGCTACTGTATTTGATAATAGTTGTTCCTCAGACTGTTTACTTCGATGTTATTCCAGAAGTCACAATAATAAATAGCTACTCAGTAGGAACAGGAGAGGCCCTCATAGGACTGGGAGGAGCTCTTATTTGGGCTGCCCTCATAGCGCTGGGCTACTATCTTCTCCCGCTGATGCCAGAGGAAAGAGCAAGGAAGCTATTCATATTCAAGTGA
- a CDS encoding preprotein translocase subunit Sec61beta: MSSKSKEKKKKPSGLMSAAGLISFYEETDTKFSITPTTVIIISIAFIGAVVALRLLLP, translated from the coding sequence ATGTCTTCAAAATCAAAGGAAAAAAAGAAGAAGCCCAGCGGTCTCATGTCAGCTGCAGGTCTTATAAGCTTCTATGAGGAAACAGATACAAAGTTCTCCATAACACCGACAACTGTAATAATAATTTCAATAGCCTTCATAGGGGCAGTTGTTGCCCTCAGGCTGCTCCTCCCATAA
- a CDS encoding glutathione ABC transporter substrate-binding protein — protein MRRERGISSAALIGIVVVILAVVAVGAYLATRGGGAPTTTTTTTTSPTTTQTTTQTTTTTAQPPKGTLVVAMGTDASTLDPQDATDNPSEMVNRIIYEGLVEFDANLNIKPMLAESWEIKDNGTTYIFHLRKGVFFQDGTPFDAYAVKVNFDRVLNQSLKLQRTSLYAPIIQSVEIIDNYTVAFHLKMPFGAFLNDLAHGAGLIISPTLINSGKDVKTNPVGTGPYMLQEWVKGDHITLVANPNYWNKTAAPKFEKIIIKVVADDKARENLLKTGDVDVVLRIPPVDVASLNNTGNIITRAYPTSRVIYIAMNLMNPKFQDVRVRQAFNYAVDKEAIISSILNGLGKPATSPLASSTYGYCNAGYYNYNVTKAKELLKEAGWWDRDGDGYVENANGQKLEVSLWTPQGRYVGDYQMAQAVQSYLTAIGVKVNLQVWEWTSYLNEVRKPYNQSQNKELFLMGWAPSTGEGDWVLRPLLASWMWAPAGSNYGYYNNSQVDALIQKQMVTLGQERLDAMCQAQKIVFNDAPWIFLVEMYDTIGMKSNVKGIVYLPIEIVMLKYAYSS, from the coding sequence ATGAGGAGAGAGAGGGGAATATCATCAGCAGCCCTAATTGGAATAGTTGTAGTTATACTGGCAGTGGTAGCTGTTGGAGCCTATCTAGCCACAAGAGGAGGCGGAGCTCCCACAACAACTACTACAACAACTACTTCTCCAACAACAACACAAACAACCACACAGACTACAACAACTACTGCGCAGCCTCCAAAGGGAACTCTTGTAGTAGCTATGGGGACAGATGCTTCAACTCTGGATCCTCAAGATGCTACCGATAACCCATCAGAGATGGTTAACAGAATTATCTACGAGGGGTTGGTTGAGTTCGACGCTAACTTGAACATAAAACCTATGCTTGCTGAGAGCTGGGAGATAAAGGACAACGGAACAACATACATCTTCCATTTGAGGAAAGGAGTATTCTTCCAGGATGGAACTCCATTTGATGCCTATGCCGTAAAGGTAAACTTTGATAGAGTTCTGAACCAGTCACTTAAGCTCCAGAGGACGAGCCTTTATGCTCCAATAATTCAATCTGTTGAAATAATAGACAACTACACGGTGGCTTTTCATTTGAAAATGCCCTTTGGGGCATTTCTCAACGACCTAGCCCACGGAGCTGGCCTAATAATATCTCCCACACTTATAAACTCCGGTAAAGATGTGAAGACGAATCCGGTTGGGACTGGCCCCTACATGCTCCAGGAATGGGTCAAGGGAGATCACATAACTTTGGTTGCCAATCCAAATTACTGGAACAAAACTGCAGCCCCTAAGTTTGAGAAGATAATAATAAAGGTCGTTGCGGATGATAAGGCTAGAGAAAACCTTCTCAAGACTGGAGACGTCGATGTAGTCCTCAGAATTCCCCCAGTCGATGTTGCTTCTCTGAACAACACTGGCAACATAATCACTAGAGCCTATCCAACTTCAAGAGTCATATACATTGCAATGAACCTAATGAATCCAAAGTTCCAGGATGTGAGAGTGAGGCAGGCGTTCAACTACGCTGTTGACAAGGAAGCGATAATCAGCTCAATACTCAATGGGCTTGGCAAGCCAGCAACCTCACCCCTAGCATCAAGCACATATGGCTATTGCAATGCAGGCTACTATAATTACAATGTGACTAAGGCAAAGGAGCTTCTGAAGGAAGCAGGATGGTGGGATAGAGATGGGGATGGATATGTTGAGAACGCAAACGGTCAGAAGCTTGAGGTTTCACTTTGGACTCCTCAGGGAAGATATGTTGGAGACTATCAGATGGCCCAGGCTGTTCAAAGCTATCTAACAGCCATAGGAGTGAAGGTCAATTTGCAGGTGTGGGAGTGGACTTCCTATCTCAATGAGGTTAGAAAGCCATATAATCAATCACAGAACAAGGAGCTCTTCCTGATGGGATGGGCACCATCAACAGGAGAGGGAGACTGGGTTCTAAGACCACTGCTGGCCTCTTGGATGTGGGCTCCTGCAGGGAGCAACTACGGCTACTACAACAACTCTCAGGTCGATGCTCTCATACAGAAGCAGATGGTCACCCTGGGACAGGAGAGGCTTGATGCGATGTGCCAAGCACAGAAAATAGTGTTCAATGATGCTCCATGGATATTCTTAGTGGAAATGTACGATACTATTGGAATGAAGAGCAATGTAAAGGGAATAGTATATCTGCCAATTGAGATAGTTATGCTGAAGTATGCTTATAGCAGCTAA
- a CDS encoding ABC transporter permease, with product MTKRFLLLIPTLLGASVIIFFMIHLLPGDPAQILAGPEATLQDIQNMRIRLGLDKPLPVQYFMFMERLLTWNLGNSLVSGFPISSLILPRFINTLKLAVLATIISLSIGILLGIIAALRRNTAIDRIVMIFALLGVSMPVFLLAVLLIVIFSIKLHLFPATVIGTSPSLRHLVLPSLTLGLIGAAPIARMTRSSMVEVMSQEYIKTSEAFGFSWRRVIFVHALRNALIPVVTVAGLNFGYLLAGAVITETVFAYPGLGRLIVDSIFARDYPVVQFGLLMIVALFAFVNMAVDVLYALINPRVRLE from the coding sequence ATAACAAAGCGTTTTTTACTCCTTATACCAACTCTTTTGGGAGCCTCAGTCATCATTTTCTTCATGATTCACCTTCTTCCCGGAGATCCAGCACAGATACTGGCTGGACCGGAGGCAACCCTCCAGGACATACAGAACATGAGGATAAGGCTGGGTCTGGACAAGCCGTTGCCAGTGCAGTACTTCATGTTCATGGAGAGGCTCCTAACTTGGAATCTGGGAAACAGCCTCGTTTCAGGCTTTCCAATCTCATCCCTAATCCTTCCAAGGTTCATAAATACTCTGAAGCTAGCAGTTCTAGCAACTATTATATCTCTCTCCATAGGGATCCTTCTTGGAATAATTGCGGCTCTTAGGAGAAACACGGCCATCGATAGGATAGTTATGATATTCGCGTTGCTCGGAGTCTCCATGCCTGTATTTCTCCTCGCAGTACTTCTAATCGTTATATTCTCAATAAAGCTCCACCTTTTTCCTGCAACAGTAATAGGAACATCGCCCTCTCTTAGACATCTTGTTCTCCCATCCTTGACGCTTGGTCTCATAGGTGCAGCTCCCATAGCTAGGATGACAAGATCCAGCATGGTTGAAGTGATGAGCCAGGAATACATAAAAACTAGTGAGGCGTTTGGCTTCTCATGGAGAAGGGTGATCTTCGTTCATGCCCTTCGAAACGCCCTAATTCCAGTGGTAACTGTTGCTGGACTGAACTTTGGTTATCTTTTGGCAGGTGCAGTGATAACTGAAACAGTCTTCGCATATCCAGGACTTGGAAGACTGATAGTCGATTCAATTTTTGCCAGGGACTACCCAGTTGTTCAGTTCGGCCTTCTGATGATAGTGGCCTTATTCGCATTTGTGAATATGGCAGTAGATGTTCTGTATGCTCTGATAAATCCGAGGGTGAGGCTCGAGTGA
- a CDS encoding ABC transporter permease, which translates to MLSLEEILTPQRKLLLRKLRRNKNVMLGGSLALIFFAMAVLAPLISPYSPTAGNLINSLKPPSLSHPFGTDYLGRDILSRVIWGARTSLIIALGGIAISLTLGAIIGGFSGYVGGFFDSAVMGIINILLAFPDILLALFVAAITGPGLDNVILAIGVYNFPQFARIARGAVISIKTSDYVEAARAIGESRSSIFFRYIMPNSLSPIVVHATLRTAASILTAAGLSFLGLGVQPPTPEWGAMISEALYYLDAAPYMWVFPGTFLVLTVLGFNLLGDGLNDVLNPRIKD; encoded by the coding sequence ATGCTATCACTTGAAGAGATTCTGACCCCTCAGAGGAAGCTACTGCTCCGGAAGCTGAGGAGAAATAAGAACGTCATGTTAGGAGGATCCCTTGCTTTAATATTCTTCGCCATGGCCGTTCTCGCTCCCCTCATCTCTCCATATAGCCCAACTGCTGGAAATCTGATCAATTCTCTGAAGCCACCATCCTTGAGTCATCCGTTTGGAACAGATTATTTGGGAAGAGATATATTGAGCAGGGTGATCTGGGGAGCAAGAACATCTCTAATAATAGCTTTAGGGGGCATTGCAATATCTCTCACGCTTGGTGCTATTATTGGGGGATTCTCGGGATACGTCGGAGGATTTTTTGACAGTGCAGTTATGGGTATTATCAACATACTCTTAGCATTCCCCGATATACTTCTTGCTCTTTTCGTTGCAGCTATCACTGGACCTGGGCTGGACAACGTGATCCTCGCTATAGGAGTCTACAATTTCCCTCAATTTGCCAGAATTGCAAGGGGGGCAGTCATTTCAATAAAGACATCCGACTATGTTGAAGCTGCTAGAGCAATTGGAGAGAGCAGATCATCCATATTTTTCAGGTACATTATGCCTAACAGCCTATCTCCGATAGTAGTTCATGCTACTCTCAGAACTGCAGCCTCTATACTAACTGCTGCTGGGCTAAGCTTCTTAGGCCTTGGCGTTCAGCCTCCAACTCCTGAATGGGGGGCAATGATAAGCGAGGCCCTATACTACTTGGATGCTGCTCCGTACATGTGGGTCTTCCCTGGGACATTCTTAGTTTTAACTGTTTTGGGATTCAATCTGCTAGGAGATGGTCTCAATGACGTTCTCAATCCAAGAATCAAGGACTGA